A single window of Shewanella sp. Choline-02u-19 DNA harbors:
- a CDS encoding DUF6677 family protein, producing MKTSTKAALLSAFIFPGAGHFYLKQRAVGNLILVTTIASLSYLCWHAYQRAQLISEQIFSGEIPLQLDAIYSAVTQAPVGNEAIWINLATAGFIVTWIIGIADAYRLGRRQDSD from the coding sequence ATGAAAACCTCAACAAAAGCAGCCTTGTTATCGGCATTTATTTTTCCTGGTGCAGGCCATTTTTATTTAAAGCAGCGTGCGGTAGGCAATCTCATTTTAGTCACGACCATCGCCTCTTTATCCTACTTATGCTGGCATGCCTATCAACGAGCACAGTTAATATCGGAGCAGATCTTCAGTGGAGAAATTCCATTACAGCTTGATGCTATATACAGCGCAGTAACTCAAGCGCCTGTCGGCAATGAAGCGATTTGGATTAACCTTGCTACCGCTGGTTTTATAGTGACTTGGATTATTGGTATTGCAGATGCTTACCGTTTAGGCCGCCGCCAAGATAGTGACTAG
- a CDS encoding LysR family transcriptional regulator has protein sequence MKTEDIALFHRIVETGSLVDAADLLNLPKSTVSRRLQSLEEDLHVKLFHRQSRSMTLTASGSHFYDKTLSILGELEQTMVELTDTEAEIGGHLRILMFPVPELLDIASGIFEFMDHNPELTVELIVSTEPQDMIRNNIDLAFMIEDAFNESEMVAREVLTEELHFVASPDYLAKAGTPLLPEDLEKHNSILFRYPNGRIFNEVPFGNDMKIAVKGNLCLNSLQLCLEASLAGRGIAFLPIEVTRDYVERGELTMLFEDVAPYIGKCYLVYPSRRFISLASQRFIDHMMAALKRCNSGKGCGREERLRGAIKSWI, from the coding sequence ATGAAAACTGAAGATATTGCCTTGTTTCATCGTATCGTAGAAACAGGCAGTTTAGTGGATGCGGCAGATCTGTTGAACCTGCCTAAATCGACCGTGAGTCGCCGCTTGCAGAGCTTAGAAGAGGATCTGCATGTGAAATTGTTTCATCGTCAGAGTCGCTCTATGACATTAACGGCGTCGGGGAGTCATTTCTACGATAAGACCTTATCTATTCTTGGCGAACTTGAGCAGACAATGGTGGAGCTGACTGATACGGAAGCCGAGATTGGAGGCCACTTACGCATTCTTATGTTCCCAGTGCCTGAGTTGCTCGATATTGCCAGTGGTATCTTCGAGTTTATGGATCATAACCCTGAGCTTACCGTTGAGCTGATTGTGAGTACTGAACCGCAGGATATGATCCGTAATAATATCGATCTCGCTTTCATGATTGAAGACGCCTTTAACGAAAGTGAGATGGTGGCTCGGGAAGTGCTCACCGAAGAATTACATTTCGTCGCCAGTCCCGACTATTTGGCAAAGGCAGGCACACCCTTGCTTCCCGAAGATCTAGAGAAGCATAACTCCATTCTTTTCCGTTACCCTAACGGCCGAATTTTTAATGAAGTTCCCTTCGGCAATGATATGAAAATAGCCGTCAAAGGCAACCTGTGCCTAAATAGCCTTCAACTCTGTTTAGAAGCGAGCTTAGCCGGCCGTGGGATCGCCTTCCTCCCGATAGAAGTGACGCGTGATTATGTCGAACGTGGTGAACTCACCATGTTGTTTGAAGATGTAGCGCCCTATATAGGTAAGTGCTACTTGGTATATCCCTCAAGACGTTTTATTAGCTTAGCCAGTCAGCGATTTATCGATCATATGATGGCGGCACTCAAGCGTTGTAATTCAGGTAAGGGTTGTGGCAGGGAAGAGAGACTACGCGGTGCTATCAAGTCCTGGATTTAA
- a CDS encoding Qnr family pentapeptide repeat protein — translation MLASKQIFSDEDFSDQDLQDAHFEHCEFHHCRFNHADLTDARFSHCKFVRQGEDEGCDFSYATLTSASFKHCNLSMTLFKGARCYGIEMRECNLQGSDFSRASFANYITPKSYFCSAYITACNLAYADLNSALLEECELFDNRWRGANLTGASMKGSDLSGGEFSPEQWGTFELKGCNLTRIELDGLDPRNVGLEGVIINQWQQEQLLAPLGLIVTPD, via the coding sequence ATGCTGGCATCAAAACAGATTTTTAGCGATGAAGATTTTAGCGATCAAGATCTGCAAGATGCCCATTTTGAGCATTGTGAATTCCATCACTGCCGCTTTAACCATGCCGACCTAACCGATGCGCGTTTTAGCCATTGTAAATTTGTACGACAAGGCGAAGATGAGGGCTGTGATTTTAGCTACGCGACGTTAACCAGCGCCAGCTTTAAACACTGTAATTTGAGCATGACCCTGTTTAAGGGTGCCCGCTGTTACGGTATTGAGATGCGCGAGTGTAACTTGCAGGGGAGCGACTTTAGTCGGGCTAGCTTTGCCAATTACATTACCCCTAAAAGCTATTTTTGCTCTGCCTATATCACCGCTTGTAACTTGGCTTATGCCGACTTAAACAGTGCATTGCTGGAAGAGTGTGAGCTATTTGATAATCGCTGGCGCGGGGCTAACCTCACTGGCGCGTCGATGAAAGGCAGCGACTTAAGTGGCGGCGAGTTCTCCCCTGAGCAATGGGGCACCTTTGAGCTTAAAGGGTGTAACCTCACCCGAATTGAACTCGACGGTTTAGATCCGCGCAACGTTGGGCTTGAGGGCGTGATCATTAATCAATGGCAACAGGAGCAATTACTGGCACCATTGGGGCTGATCGTCACGCCTGATTGA
- a CDS encoding efflux RND transporter permease subunit → MNFAQYSIEHKVISWMFALLLLVGGSISFLGLGQLEFPEFTLKQALVVTAYPGASPEQVEEEVTLVLEDAIQQLDAVKHITSVNSAGLSQIEVEIEEHYGADELPQVWDELRRKVNDNIALLPPGVATPAVIDDFGDVYGILLNITGDGYTSRELQNYADFLRRELVLVDGVKKVNIAGDITEQVVVEISPQKLNALGLDQDYIYSLINSQNVVSNAGSIRVGDNRIRLHPTGEFNHVKQMERLLISAPGSTKLIYLGDIAKIYKANDETPSTLYHGNGESALSVGIAFSSGVNVVDVGEAINQRLGELDNQRPIGIELFKVYDQSKMVDQTVSGFLINLAESIAIVIGVLLIFMGVRAGLLMGLVLLLTILGTFIMMSVLNIELQIISLGALIIALGMLVDNAIVVTEGILIGIKRGYSRLETAKQVVKQSQWPLLGATVIAILAFAPIGLSDTATGEFCVSLFQVLLISLFISWITAMTLTPFFCHLMFKDGVVSDDENDDPYKGWVFQIYRSSLNTAMRFRSVTILLVITALIASVMGFGHVKNVFFPASNTPMFFVDVWMPEGTDIKATEHLLGRIEQDLMQQQQRHDIGLVNLTSVIGQGAQRFVLSYAPEKGYSAYGQLLIEMTDLTRLNQYMRILEQELSLKYPEAEYRFKYMENGPSPAAKIEARFYGEDPKVLRQLATQAEAILEAEPTAVGVRHNWRNQVTLIRPQLALAQARETGISKQDLDNSLLVNFSGKQVGVYRENSHLLPIIARAPAEERLDADSLWKLQVWSSENNVFVPVNQVVSEFTTEWENPLIMRRDRKRMLAVYADPINGTDETADSVFRNIRADIEAIPLPSGYELEWGGEFETAGEAQVSVFSSIPMGYLAMFLITVLLFNSVRQPLVIWFTVPLALIGVVSGLLIFDAPFSFMALLGLLSLTGMIIKNGIVLVDQINLELSEGKEAYQAVVDSSVSRVRPVLMAAITTMLGMVPLLSDAFFGSMAITIIFGLGFASVLTLIVLPVTYTLMFRIPYPHKNAK, encoded by the coding sequence GTGAATTTTGCTCAATATTCAATCGAACATAAAGTCATTAGCTGGATGTTCGCCCTATTACTGCTCGTGGGGGGCAGTATTTCATTTCTTGGCTTAGGTCAGCTCGAATTTCCGGAATTCACTCTTAAACAAGCACTTGTGGTTACCGCTTACCCCGGCGCCTCACCCGAGCAGGTAGAGGAAGAGGTCACCTTAGTCCTTGAAGATGCCATACAGCAACTCGATGCCGTCAAGCACATAACGTCGGTCAACAGTGCGGGCTTATCTCAGATTGAAGTGGAAATTGAAGAGCATTACGGGGCAGATGAACTGCCGCAAGTATGGGATGAACTTCGCCGTAAGGTGAATGACAACATAGCCTTGTTACCCCCCGGGGTCGCGACCCCTGCGGTTATTGATGATTTTGGCGATGTGTATGGCATTTTGCTCAACATCACTGGCGATGGCTACACCAGCCGAGAACTGCAAAATTATGCTGATTTTCTCAGGCGTGAACTAGTACTGGTCGATGGGGTTAAAAAGGTCAATATTGCCGGTGATATTACTGAGCAGGTGGTGGTCGAAATTTCACCACAGAAGCTCAATGCACTCGGTCTGGACCAAGACTATATTTATAGTCTGATCAATAGCCAAAATGTGGTGTCCAATGCCGGCAGCATCCGTGTCGGCGATAACCGTATCCGTTTACACCCTACTGGCGAATTTAATCACGTTAAACAGATGGAACGCTTGCTGATTAGCGCACCAGGCAGCACTAAGCTCATCTATTTAGGTGATATTGCTAAGATCTATAAAGCCAACGATGAAACGCCAAGTACGCTCTATCATGGTAACGGTGAGTCTGCGTTATCGGTGGGCATTGCATTTTCTAGCGGCGTCAATGTTGTTGATGTGGGTGAGGCCATTAACCAAAGATTGGGCGAACTGGATAACCAACGTCCTATCGGTATTGAACTCTTTAAGGTCTATGACCAGAGCAAGATGGTCGACCAAACGGTCAGTGGGTTCTTAATCAATTTGGCAGAGTCGATTGCCATCGTGATCGGTGTGCTGCTGATATTTATGGGAGTACGTGCTGGTCTGCTAATGGGCTTGGTATTGTTACTGACCATATTAGGCACCTTTATCATGATGAGTGTGCTCAACATTGAGCTGCAGATCATCTCTCTCGGGGCATTGATCATTGCGTTAGGTATGTTGGTCGATAACGCCATCGTGGTTACCGAAGGCATTCTCATCGGCATTAAGCGGGGTTACAGTCGCTTAGAAACCGCGAAACAAGTCGTCAAGCAAAGCCAATGGCCACTGCTTGGCGCGACGGTGATTGCTATTCTCGCCTTCGCACCCATCGGCTTATCTGACACTGCCACGGGTGAATTCTGCGTCTCTTTATTTCAAGTCTTACTGATCTCTTTGTTTATCAGTTGGATCACCGCAATGACATTGACGCCGTTTTTCTGTCATCTAATGTTCAAAGACGGTGTCGTCAGCGATGATGAAAACGATGATCCTTATAAGGGTTGGGTATTTCAGATATACCGTAGCAGCTTAAATACGGCGATGCGCTTTCGCTCTGTGACCATACTGTTGGTTATTACAGCCCTGATAGCCTCAGTCATGGGCTTCGGACATGTGAAAAACGTGTTTTTCCCAGCCTCAAACACGCCAATGTTCTTTGTTGATGTGTGGATGCCAGAGGGCACCGATATTAAGGCAACCGAACACTTACTCGGCCGTATCGAACAAGACTTGATGCAACAGCAACAGCGCCATGATATCGGTCTAGTCAACTTAACCAGTGTTATCGGTCAAGGTGCACAACGATTTGTGCTCTCCTATGCGCCTGAGAAAGGCTATAGCGCTTACGGTCAACTGCTGATAGAGATGACCGATCTTACTCGCTTGAATCAGTATATGCGCATCCTAGAACAGGAGTTAAGCCTTAAATACCCAGAAGCGGAATACCGCTTCAAGTATATGGAAAATGGCCCTAGCCCAGCCGCTAAGATTGAGGCGCGCTTCTATGGTGAAGATCCAAAAGTGCTGCGCCAACTCGCGACCCAAGCTGAAGCCATTTTAGAGGCAGAACCTACGGCAGTTGGTGTGAGGCATAACTGGCGTAACCAGGTGACCTTAATCCGCCCGCAACTGGCCTTAGCACAAGCTCGTGAAACCGGGATCAGTAAACAAGATCTCGATAACTCCTTGCTGGTTAACTTCAGTGGCAAGCAGGTGGGGGTTTATCGTGAAAATAGCCACCTGTTGCCGATCATTGCCAGAGCTCCTGCAGAAGAGCGACTCGACGCCGACAGCTTGTGGAAACTGCAAGTTTGGAGCAGTGAAAACAACGTCTTTGTCCCTGTAAATCAAGTGGTCTCGGAGTTCACTACCGAGTGGGAAAACCCACTGATTATGCGCCGAGATAGAAAACGTATGCTGGCTGTCTATGCCGACCCCATCAATGGAACCGATGAGACCGCCGATTCCGTTTTCAGAAACATCAGAGCTGATATAGAAGCTATTCCACTGCCCAGTGGCTATGAATTGGAGTGGGGCGGCGAATTTGAAACAGCCGGTGAAGCGCAAGTGTCGGTATTCAGCTCAATACCCATGGGCTATTTGGCCATGTTCTTAATCACAGTGTTGTTATTTAACTCTGTACGCCAGCCTTTGGTGATCTGGTTTACTGTGCCTCTCGCTTTGATTGGGGTGGTATCGGGCTTACTGATCTTTGATGCCCCTTTTAGCTTTATGGCACTGCTGGGCTTATTGAGCCTTACCGGTATGATCATTAAAAATGGCATTGTGTTGGTCGATCAAATCAATCTCGAACTCAGCGAAGGCAAAGAGGCCTATCAGGCAGTTGTAGACTCGTCGGTCAGCCGCGTACGCCCTGTGTTGATGGCAGCGATAACGACTATGCTGGGGATGGTGCCACTGCTATCCGATGCCTTTTTCGGCTCAATGGCCATTACCATCATCTTCGGACTAGGCTTTGCGTCAGTATTGACCCTCATCGTACTGCCCGTCACTTATACCTTAATGTTTCGCATTCCTTATCCACATAAAAATGCGAAGTAA
- a CDS encoding MATE family efflux transporter encodes MKDRHGLLTQPIGRVLLNMSLPNLIGILTILGFSLIDTFFISQLGTESLAAISFTFPVTLIIASIAIGIGAGVSTNLGRLIGSGHADKAKIFLHDALLLTFLVTAVISLLGSLCISPLFSLLGANQNSLPLIHDYMFTWYLGAPLLVLLMVGNQGLRATGDTHSPAKIMMLAALINLILDPLLIFGIGPFPRLEIQGAAIATVVSWIVALSLSTHLLIFKRHLVEFAEFNLARLKCNWKQLAHIAQPATLMNLLNPVTNAIIMAMLARIDHSAVAAFGAGTRLESVMLIVVMALSSSLVPFVAQNLGAGQTARARDALLLSLKFVLLFQTLLYLPLFFLAEPLAQLFSSDPQVIEWLSFYILVLPAAYGPLGVVILVATTLNAYHRPMSSLVLNICRLFLIMLPLAALGSYLGGVKGLLLALPITNALMGLACYILARRISEPELAPIAH; translated from the coding sequence ATGAAAGACAGACACGGGCTGCTAACACAGCCAATTGGTCGTGTACTGCTAAATATGAGCCTCCCAAACCTGATTGGTATTCTAACCATTCTCGGGTTCAGCCTCATTGACACTTTTTTTATCAGCCAGTTAGGCACCGAATCCCTAGCGGCAATCAGCTTTACTTTTCCTGTAACCTTAATCATCGCCAGTATCGCTATTGGCATTGGCGCAGGAGTTTCCACCAACTTAGGCCGCCTTATAGGCAGTGGCCACGCTGATAAAGCCAAGATTTTTTTGCATGACGCGCTACTGTTAACCTTCTTGGTAACTGCGGTTATCTCGCTGCTTGGCAGCTTGTGTATTAGTCCGTTATTTAGCTTGCTCGGCGCTAACCAAAACAGCTTACCGCTGATCCATGACTATATGTTTACCTGGTATCTCGGTGCGCCATTATTGGTGTTGTTGATGGTGGGTAACCAAGGCCTACGCGCGACGGGGGATACCCACTCGCCGGCTAAAATAATGATGTTGGCGGCGCTGATAAACCTGATTCTGGATCCGCTGCTTATTTTCGGTATTGGGCCTTTCCCACGCTTAGAAATTCAAGGCGCTGCCATTGCCACGGTGGTCTCTTGGATAGTGGCGCTGTCGTTATCCACTCATCTACTGATTTTTAAGCGTCACTTAGTCGAGTTTGCTGAGTTTAATCTCGCCAGACTTAAGTGTAATTGGAAGCAACTGGCGCATATTGCCCAGCCTGCAACCTTAATGAACCTATTAAACCCAGTCACAAATGCCATTATCATGGCGATGCTGGCACGTATCGACCATAGCGCCGTCGCCGCCTTTGGCGCGGGCACTCGATTAGAGTCGGTGATGTTGATTGTGGTCATGGCGTTGTCGTCAAGCCTGGTGCCATTTGTGGCGCAGAACTTAGGCGCAGGGCAAACCGCTCGTGCCCGTGATGCATTGCTGCTTTCACTCAAGTTTGTATTGTTGTTTCAAACCCTACTTTATCTGCCGCTATTCTTTTTAGCCGAGCCTTTAGCACAATTGTTCAGTAGCGACCCACAAGTGATTGAGTGGTTGAGTTTTTATATTTTGGTATTACCTGCCGCTTACGGCCCTCTCGGCGTTGTTATCTTGGTGGCGACCACGCTCAATGCCTACCATAGACCCATGAGTTCACTGGTATTAAATATCTGCCGTTTGTTTTTAATCATGCTGCCATTGGCAGCTCTGGGCTCTTATCTGGGCGGCGTAAAGGGCTTGCTGCTCGCGCTACCGATCACCAATGCGTTGATGGGACTGGCTTGCTATATTCTGGCACGTCGAATTTCAGAACCTGAACTCGCTCCAATAGCACACTAA
- a CDS encoding efflux RND transporter periplasmic adaptor subunit: MKHLPQTFILVMIAAIFSGCSAESTEAAPQSIRPVKLLEVTDINAASIRVFPAKVAATKQADLSFRVSGQLIDFNLVEGLQVKKGATLAQLDDRDARNTLLNREADHELATADYKRKGELLRRQLISPADYDLAKAQLKSATAALANARDQLSYTRLLAPYDGTVAKISIDNYQMIQANQSVLVLQKNHHIDVVIQVPESMANKAIAFNPNAKFQPQVRFSTQLDKSYQVSLKEHATQVTPGTQSYEVVYTLPNPTNINILPGMSAELTLDLSLGNELSKTVVPASAVMKRDQDGENIIWLYHADTGSVTPQIVTLGRVTTHGIEILEGLSLGDQLVVAGVQYLSAEQSVKPLRWQRGV; encoded by the coding sequence ATGAAGCACCTCCCCCAAACATTCATCCTTGTTATGATCGCAGCCATATTCTCGGGCTGCAGCGCAGAATCAACTGAAGCTGCACCGCAATCAATAAGGCCCGTGAAGTTATTGGAAGTCACCGATATTAATGCCGCTTCTATTCGTGTTTTCCCTGCTAAAGTGGCCGCGACTAAGCAGGCCGACTTGAGCTTTCGCGTCTCTGGTCAGTTAATTGATTTTAATTTGGTCGAAGGTCTACAGGTAAAAAAGGGGGCGACTCTGGCTCAATTAGATGACAGAGATGCCCGCAACACTTTGCTTAATCGGGAAGCGGATCATGAGTTGGCTACCGCCGATTATAAACGTAAGGGCGAATTACTTCGCCGTCAGCTGATCTCACCTGCCGATTACGATCTTGCTAAGGCGCAATTAAAGTCAGCCACCGCTGCCCTTGCTAATGCCCGAGATCAGTTAAGTTACACCCGCTTACTCGCACCTTATGACGGCACAGTGGCTAAAATTTCTATCGACAATTACCAGATGATCCAAGCCAATCAGTCAGTGTTAGTGTTGCAGAAAAATCATCATATTGATGTCGTCATTCAGGTGCCTGAATCAATGGCGAATAAAGCTATCGCATTTAATCCCAATGCCAAGTTTCAGCCACAGGTGCGCTTTAGCACTCAATTGGATAAAAGCTATCAGGTCAGCTTGAAAGAGCATGCTACCCAAGTCACCCCTGGCACCCAGAGCTATGAAGTGGTCTATACCCTACCCAATCCGACGAACATCAACATCCTTCCCGGTATGAGCGCCGAGCTAACATTGGACCTATCACTGGGCAATGAACTCAGCAAAACCGTGGTGCCAGCAAGTGCAGTGATGAAGCGCGATCAAGATGGCGAGAACATCATCTGGCTCTACCATGCTGATACTGGCAGTGTGACGCCACAAATTGTCACCCTCGGCCGTGTCACTACCCATGGCATTGAAATTTTAGAGGGACTAAGCCTAGGCGATCAACTTGTGGTCGCTGGAGTGCAATACCTATCAGCCGAACAAAGCGTTAAACCACTGCGTTGGCAGCGTGGCGTATAA